The genomic window GACGCACCGACACCTATCCCAAGCGGCGCGGCGTGACGCGGGTGAAGGAGCTATGGCAGTTGGGGCTCAATGTCAGCCTGGGTCATGACTGCATTCAAGATCCTTGGTATAGCTTAGGTACCGGCAATATGCTAGAGGTGGCCAGCATGGCGATCCATGTTTGCCATATGACCGGCCAATCCGAAATCGATGCCTGCTACAACATGGTGACCTGGCATGGAGCCAAAACGCTGAATGTGGCGGATGACTATGGTCTAGAGGTGGGTAAACCGGCGAATGTGATCGTACTGGCAGCCAGCGATCGCTACGATGCCATCTGCCGCCGTGCTACGGTGCAGTATGTGATCTCCCGTGGGCAGATGTTGGCCCAAACCCGTCCTCCCGAACCCCAGTGGTGCCGATGACTGATCCGATTCCCGCCGATTTTTGGCAAGGCGTTGACCAATTTAACCAAGGCGATTTCTATGCCTGCCACGACACCCTAGAAGCCATTTGGATGGAAGCGCCCCACTACCAAAAGGGCTTCTACCAAGGGGTGTTGCAACTAGCGGTGGCGCTCTACCATCTGAGCAACCACAACTGGCGGGGCACTGTCACGCTGCTGGGGGAGGGGGTGCATCGCCTAGCAGCTTACCCATCTGACTACGCTGAGATTGATGTGGCACAGTTGATGCACCAAAGTGCCGTCCTGCTGCGATCGCTCCAGGAATTGGGCCCGGATGAAGTAGAAGCGATCGCCCAGCAGGTGTTTCATCCTGTAGACCTTGCCCAGTCTCTCTGTCCGGTCATTCGGCGGGTAGAGGCTGATGAGTCGTTGTTAGGTAGCTGCTCAAGAGTTTAGCAATTGGCGAAGAGAGAATTCCAATGAAACCAGATCGTCTTGAATTGTTTGCCAAATGATAGACAAATTCACTTGAAAATACTCGTGAATCACAATATTTCGCATTCCACGCACATCGTCCCAAGGAATTTCAGGGTGTGACACCTCCAACTCAGGTGGAATACCACGAACTGCTTCACCAATAATTGCAAGACTATACAAAACTGCACTGATTGTCTTTCGATCGTCTTGAAACTCATCGAACGTAAGCCCGTTGGTGAACTCTCGGATTTCAGCGATCGCGGCTAGTACGTCTCTTACTCTATTTTGCCAATCTCTAGAAGGCACGAATCGCCTCCCGAAAAACGGGTTCTTGTAGATAAGGTTTGAGGGAGTCGGGCGTACCCAGATCAACGGAGCTCTCTAAAATCTCCTCTAGGTATCGTTTCAACCGCACAAAAGTAAATAACCCAACCGGACGATCAAACTCTACTAGTAGATCGACATCGCTGTCTGGTCGCGCTTCATCCCTTGCCACTGAACCAAACAGCATCAAAGACTTCACGCCAAAACCCTTCAGTGTGTTTTGGTGCTTTGCTAGTAATGTAAGGGCTTCCTGTCTTCGCACTACCCAACCTGCAACAAAGAATCTTATCGAGAATTGTAGCGCACCAGTCAGATCTCAATTACGTCTCAACCGAAG from Candidatus Obscuribacterales bacterium includes these protein-coding regions:
- a CDS encoding DUF309 domain-containing protein; this encodes MTDPIPADFWQGVDQFNQGDFYACHDTLEAIWMEAPHYQKGFYQGVLQLAVALYHLSNHNWRGTVTLLGEGVHRLAAYPSDYAEIDVAQLMHQSAVLLRSLQELGPDEVEAIAQQVFHPVDLAQSLCPVIRRVEADESLLGSCSRV
- a CDS encoding nucleotidyltransferase family protein; the encoded protein is MRRQEALTLLAKHQNTLKGFGVKSLMLFGSVARDEARPDSDVDLLVEFDRPVGLFTFVRLKRYLEEILESSVDLGTPDSLKPYLQEPVFREAIRAF
- a CDS encoding DUF86 domain-containing protein codes for the protein MPSRDWQNRVRDVLAAIAEIREFTNGLTFDEFQDDRKTISAVLYSLAIIGEAVRGIPPELEVSHPEIPWDDVRGMRNIVIHEYFQVNLSIIWQTIQDDLVSLEFSLRQLLNS